From Campylobacter upsaliensis, the proteins below share one genomic window:
- a CDS encoding major outer membrane protein: MKLVKLSLVAALAAGAFSVANAAPLEEAIKDIDVSGVLRYRYEAGNIKDNAGLVGQSGLNTSKQFHKYRAQVNFNAAIADNFKAFVQLDYNAKDGGYGKENNQYIPSVTKGDSATLHVRQLYLTYTNEDFATSVSVGKQQLNTIWTDSGVDGLVGTGVKVVNNSFDGLTLAAFAVDSYNVDEQDSDVTGFGNVPTFDEVGNLYGGAAIASYEVFGGQLDSQLWAAYWDKVGVWYALDLAYGTTIFNDVNWKLNAAYLGNYLDKTYTANDRPGESTGPNNKKFEDGNFFALRGSIDWNGFDASLGGLYYGEKDAVTVTVIEDQGNLGHLLAGNEIYYTEGSHLNGDLGQNTFGYLTAGYTFNEALRLGADFVYGGTKTNDHKSGGEKFEAVTRVDYKYSPKLSFQALYSYLNVDKDKNGEGKKDVVRLQALYKF; the protein is encoded by the coding sequence ATGAAACTAGTTAAACTTAGTTTAGTTGCAGCTCTTGCTGCGGGTGCTTTCTCAGTGGCAAATGCTGCTCCACTAGAAGAAGCGATTAAAGATATCGATGTATCAGGTGTTTTAAGATACCGCTATGAGGCAGGAAATATCAAAGATAATGCTGGTCTTGTTGGTCAGTCAGGTCTTAATACCTCTAAGCAATTTCACAAATACAGAGCGCAAGTTAATTTCAACGCTGCGATCGCAGATAACTTCAAAGCTTTCGTTCAGTTAGATTACAATGCTAAAGATGGTGGTTATGGTAAAGAAAATAATCAATATATCCCGAGTGTTACAAAAGGCGATAGTGCGACTTTACATGTAAGACAACTTTACCTAACTTACACTAATGAAGACTTTGCTACTAGCGTATCAGTAGGTAAGCAACAGCTTAACACTATCTGGACTGACAGTGGCGTAGATGGTCTTGTTGGCACAGGTGTCAAAGTGGTTAATAACAGCTTTGACGGCTTAACTCTTGCAGCTTTCGCGGTAGATAGCTACAATGTAGATGAGCAAGATAGTGATGTAACAGGTTTTGGTAATGTTCCAACTTTTGATGAAGTTGGTAACCTTTATGGTGGTGCTGCTATCGCTTCTTATGAAGTTTTCGGCGGACAACTTGACTCTCAACTATGGGCTGCTTATTGGGATAAAGTAGGCGTTTGGTATGCTTTAGATTTAGCTTATGGCACAACTATCTTTAACGATGTCAACTGGAAGCTTAATGCCGCTTATTTAGGAAACTACCTAGATAAAACTTATACTGCTAACGATAGACCGGGAGAATCTACAGGACCAAATAATAAAAAATTTGAAGACGGAAATTTCTTCGCTTTAAGAGGTTCTATTGACTGGAATGGCTTTGACGCTAGCCTAGGTGGTTTATACTATGGTGAAAAAGATGCTGTAACAGTAACAGTGATCGAAGATCAAGGCAACTTAGGACATCTTCTTGCTGGTAACGAAATTTACTACACTGAAGGTTCACACTTAAATGGCGACCTTGGTCAAAATACTTTTGGTTACCTAACTGCTGGTTATACCTTCAATGAAGCATTGCGTTTAGGTGCAGACTTCGTATATGGTGGAACTAAAACAAATGACCACAAGAGCGGTGGTGAAAAATTTGAAGCTGTTACAAGAGTAGATTATAAATACTCTCCAAAACTATCTTTCCAAGCTTTGTATTCTTATCTAAATGTTGATAAAGATAAAAATGGCGAAGGTAAAAAAGATGTTGTAAGACTTCAAGCTCTTTACAAGTTTTAA
- a CDS encoding type II asparaginase, protein MEEPKVAILATGGTIAGSIDSAVATTGYTAGVVGVDVLIKAVPEIQNLAKIEGQQIANIDSSNMRDEIWLKLAQEINKLFASGVDGVVITHGTDTMEETAYFLNLTIKSDKPVVLVGAMRPSTAISADGPKNLYNAVALAADKNAKGVMVAMNDKIQSARAVVKTHTLNVDAFSSPDFGDMGYIVDGKVYFYNNVAKAHTKKAPFDVKNLKELPKVDILYSYSNDGSGVAAKALFENGTKGIVVAGSGAGSIHEAQKKVLKELLTKGLKVAVSSRVVAGRVAVSEADKKLGFISAEDLNPQKARILLMLALTKTNDVKKIQEYFLKY, encoded by the coding sequence ATGGAGGAACCAAAAGTTGCTATTTTAGCCACAGGAGGAACGATAGCAGGGTCTATCGATAGTGCGGTTGCTACTACTGGCTATACGGCTGGTGTTGTAGGTGTTGATGTGCTGATTAAAGCAGTGCCTGAAATTCAAAATTTAGCGAAAATTGAAGGACAGCAAATCGCAAATATCGACAGCTCAAATATGCGTGATGAAATTTGGCTTAAACTCGCACAAGAGATTAACAAACTTTTCGCAAGTGGAGTTGATGGCGTGGTGATCACTCACGGAACGGATACTATGGAGGAAACGGCTTATTTTTTAAATTTAACCATTAAAAGCGATAAGCCTGTCGTTTTAGTTGGTGCTATGCGTCCAAGCACAGCCATAAGTGCTGATGGTCCTAAAAATCTTTACAACGCAGTCGCTCTAGCAGCTGATAAAAATGCCAAAGGCGTAATGGTTGCTATGAACGATAAAATTCAAAGTGCTAGAGCTGTGGTAAAAACACATACTTTAAATGTCGATGCTTTCTCTTCGCCTGATTTTGGAGATATGGGTTATATCGTTGATGGTAAAGTTTATTTTTATAACAATGTCGCAAAAGCTCATACCAAAAAAGCACCTTTTGATGTAAAAAATCTTAAAGAATTGCCAAAAGTAGATATTCTTTATAGCTATTCAAATGATGGCAGTGGGGTGGCTGCTAAAGCTTTATTTGAAAATGGCACAAAAGGTATAGTAGTCGCTGGAAGTGGTGCTGGAAGCATACACGAAGCACAAAAAAAAGTTTTAAAAGAGCTTTTAACTAAGGGGCTTAAAGTCGCTGTAAGCTCTCGTGTAGTCGCTGGTCGCGTGGCAGTAAGTGAGGCTGATAAAAAGCTAGGTTTCATCAGTGCGGAGGATTTAAACCCACAAAAAGCTAGAATTTTGCTAATGTTAGCTTTAACTAAGACTAACGATGTTAAGAAAATTCAAGAGTATTTCTTAAAATACTAA
- the accB gene encoding acetyl-CoA carboxylase biotin carboxyl carrier protein, producing MTKEEIKELVNLFAEANISKIKIKEQDGFEIELEREMFCDVPAPTTPPPTTPQPINVNVVNETHRTPTKSNQPSITSPMVGTFYQAPSPGAAPFVKAGANVKKGDTIAIIEAMKIMNEIEAEFDCRIVEVLVADGQPVEFGMPLFAVEKL from the coding sequence ATGACTAAAGAAGAGATTAAGGAGCTTGTAAATTTGTTTGCTGAGGCAAATATTAGCAAGATTAAGATTAAAGAGCAGGACGGCTTTGAAATAGAGCTTGAAAGAGAGATGTTCTGTGATGTGCCAGCGCCTACTACTCCACCTCCTACTACTCCTCAGCCTATTAATGTCAATGTCGTTAATGAAACTCATCGCACTCCAACTAAAAGCAATCAACCAAGCATTACAAGCCCTATGGTAGGCACTTTCTACCAAGCGCCAAGCCCGGGTGCAGCACCCTTTGTCAAAGCGGGGGCTAATGTGAAAAAAGGCGACACCATAGCCATAATAGAAGCGATGAAGATTATGAACGAGATTGAAGCGGAGTTTGATTGCCGTATCGTTGAAGTTTTAGTTGCGGACGGACAGCCTGTGGAATTTGGCATGCCTTTGTTTGCAGTGGAGAAACTATAA